From Skermanella sp. TT6, a single genomic window includes:
- a CDS encoding DUF427 domain-containing protein, with protein sequence MAKAIWNGAVIAESDSFELVEGNVYFPPAGLRRDYFKPSPTTTVCPWKGTAHYHTLVVDGVENRDAAWYYPEPKEAAAAIRDHVAFWRGVEVQR encoded by the coding sequence ATGGCCAAGGCAATCTGGAACGGCGCAGTGATCGCGGAGTCGGACAGCTTCGAGCTGGTCGAGGGCAACGTCTATTTTCCGCCGGCCGGCCTCCGGCGCGACTATTTCAAACCATCCCCCACCACGACCGTATGCCCCTGGAAGGGTACCGCCCATTACCATACGCTCGTGGTTGACGGCGTCGAAAACCGCGATGCCGCGTGGTATTATCCGGAACCCAAGGAAGCGGCGGCCGCCATCAGGGATCATGTCGCC